In Rutidosis leptorrhynchoides isolate AG116_Rl617_1_P2 chromosome 2, CSIRO_AGI_Rlap_v1, whole genome shotgun sequence, one genomic interval encodes:
- the LOC139894535 gene encoding U-box domain-containing protein 44-like, whose product MAGSWDGSRDFGSQSDDIFQYERQHIEPIYDAFICPLSKQIMKDPVTLENGQTYEREAIEKWFNECKEKGRKLVCPLTLEELKTMDMNPSIALRNTIEEWNARNEAVQLELARKSLTPGCPESDVLRALRFIQQLATKNISNKHVIRNAELIPIIVETLKSTSRKVRLRALETLRIVVEDDDDNKEIMAEGDKVRTIVKFLSHEQSKEREEAVSLLFELSKSESLCEKIGSVNGAILILVGMTSSKSENLSIVEKADKTLENLEKNENNVRQMAENGRLQPLLTLLLEGSPEVKLSMASYLGDLALSNDVKVYVAQTVGSSLINLVKNGDTQSREAALKALNQVSSCESSAKVLVEQGILSPLVKHLFAGPTNLPLRLKEVAATILANIVTAECDFDSISVGPNHQTLVSEDIIHNLLQMISNTGPSIECKLLQVLVGLTNSPITVISVAAAIKSLGATISLVQFIEAPQKDLRMASIKLLQNLSTHMGQELVGSLCGSAGQLGSLFKVIGENIASTEEQAAAIGIIAELPEMDIGLTRQMLDEGYFQIVVSRIKMIRQGETRRSRFVTPYLEGLVRVLSRITFVLPNEPKAISFSRDNELTALFTELIQANGLDNVQMASALALENLSQESKNLTKLPELPPPGFCGSIFPCLGKPPVVTGLCRVHRGTCTQRDTFCLIEGQALARLVALLDHTNDKVVEASLAALSTLLDDGVNIEEGVSVLCEAEGIKPILDVLLEKQTENLRRRAVWMVERLLRTEDIAYEVSGDPNVSTALVDAFQHGDYRTRQIAERALKHIDKIPNFSGIFPIVG is encoded by the exons ATGGCTGGAAGCTGGGATGGAAGTCGTGATTTTGGTAGCCAGTCTGATGACATTTTTCAATATGAAAGGCAACATATAGAGCCTATATATGATGCATTTATATGTCCTCTTTCAAAACAAATTATGAAAGACCCTGTTACCCTGGAAAATGGTCAAACTTATGAGCGAGAAGCTATTGAAAAGTGGTTTAATGAATGCAAAGAAAAAGGAAGAAAACTGGTTTGCCCTTTGACTTTAGAAGAATTAAAGACAATGGATATGAATCCAAGTATTGCGTTAAGGAACACAATTGAAGAATGGAATGCTAGGAATGAGGCCGTTCAGCTTGAATTGGCTCGCAAGTCCTTAACTCCTGGTTGTCCTGAAAGTGATGTTTTGCGGGCTTTAAGATTTATTCAACAACTGGCCACAAAAAATATTTCAAATAAGCATGTGATACGTAATGCTGAGCTCATACCCATAATTGTTGAAACGTTGAAGAGCACCAGTCGTAAAGTCAGGTTAAGAGCTCTTGAAACTCTTCGAATCGTagtagaagatgatgatgataataag GAAATAATGGCCGAAGGAGATAAAGTGCGCACAATAGTCAAGTTTTTGTCTCATGAACAGTCTAAAGAAAGGGAAGAAGCTGTTTCATTGCTATTTGAGCTGTCCAAATCTGAGTCTTTGTGTGAAAAAATTGGTTCTGTAAATGGAGCAATACTTATTTTAGTTGGAATGACAAGCAGCAAATCAGAAAATCTTTCGATCGTTGAAAAGGCTGACAAAACTCTCGAAAATTTGGAGAAGAACGAGAATAATGTGAGGCAAATGGCTGAAAATGGCAGATTACAACCTCTTTTGACACTTCTTCTTGAAG GTTCTCCCGAAGTTAAACTGTCTATGGCTTCATACCTTGGCGATTTGGCTCTTAGCAATGATGTTAAAGTCTACGTGGCACAGACCGTAGGTTCATCGTTAATCAACCTTGTGAAAAACGGCGACACGCAGTCTCGAGAAGCTGCCCTAAAAGCCCTAAATCAAGTCTCATCTTGTGAATCAAGTGCGAAAGTCTTAGTCGAACAAGGTATACTTTCTCCTCTAGTCAAACATCTCTTTGCGGGCCCTACCAATCTCCCATTGAGACTAAAAGAAGTAGCCGCCACAATCCTCGCCAATATAGTAACCGCTGAGTGTGATTTCGACTCTATCTCAGTTGGCCCGAACCACCAAACCCTCGTGTCCGAAGACATAATCCACAATCTACTTCAAATGATTAGCAACACGGGCCCGTCCATAGAATGCAAACTTCTACAAGTTCTCGTCGGGTTAACCAATTCTCCGATCACTGTTATTTCGGTGGCTGCAGCCATCAAAAGCTTGGGTGCCACCATCAGTTTGGTTCAGTTCATCGAGGCCCCACAAAAAGATCTGCGCATGGCTTCAATTAAACTTCTTCAAAATTTATCCACCCACATGGGCCAAGAATTAGTGGGCTCGTTATGCGGGTCAGCGGGCCAGCTCGGTAGTTTGTTTAAGGTAATAGGTGAGAATATTGCAAGCACCGAAGAGCAAGCGGCTGCGATCGGGATTATAGCCGAACTTCCGGAAATGGATATCGGGCTCACGAGACAAATGCTAGACGAAGGTTATTTTCAAATTGTGGTCTCGAGAATAAAAATGATACGACAAGGAGAGACTAGAAGAAGCCGGTTCGTGACTCCATATTTAGAAGGACTCGTGCGGGTCCTTTCGAGGATTACATTTGTTTTACCTAATGAGCCGAAAGCCATTTCGTTTAGCCGTGATAATGAACTAACGGCCTTATTCACCGAACTTATTCAAGCAAATGGGCTTGACAACGTGCAAATGGCTTCGGCTCTCGCGTTAGAGAATCTTTCACAAGAGTCGAAGAATTTAACAAAATTACCCGAATTGCCACCTCCGGGATTTTGTGGGTCAATCTTTCCTTGTCTAGGGAAACCGCCCGTGGTGACGGGTTTGTGCCGCGTTCATCGTGGGACGTGTACACAAAGAGATACGTTTTGTTTGATAGAAGGACAAGCGCTCGCACGATTAGTAGCATTACTAGATCATACAAACGACAAAGTTGTAGAAGCATCATTAGCGGCGTTATCCACTTTGTTGGATGACGGGGTGAATATCGAAGAAGGGGTTAGTGTTTTGTGTGAGGCGGAAGGAATAAAACCGATTCTTGATGTGTTACTCGAGAAACAAACGGAGAATTTAAGAAGACGGGCGGTTTGGATGGTGGAGAGACTATTACGGACCGAGGATATAGCATACGAAGTCTCGGGTGACCCGAATGTTAGTACAGCGCTTGTTGATGCATTTCAACATGGTGATTATCGAACCCGGCAAATTGCAGAACGGGCCTTGAAACATATCGATAAGATACCAAACTTCTCTGGTATCTTCCCCATTGTAGGATGA